In Naumovozyma castellii chromosome 1, complete genome, one DNA window encodes the following:
- the ARE2 gene encoding sterol acyltransferase (ancestral locus Anc_6.317) codes for MEEKLLNDRQFLKIQELNSPDADRRSITEPKKVPEQEEKILVEPSEIKINDENVQISPITSEKDDSVFLSHVGVLHDKEKTRYRRGSESFISYFDDVAFEPRPSILDGSIDEPFRRNFQGTILEKEMKKLEKEQRKLNRKGVHVEFKPLETSQSIGNFSGFYVVTWMTIALTFLRVVVDYYLEHGTFTDSKILQFMTTDLFTTATVDLSMYLDTYIIFLIQYCCKKRWIKWHGLGWYLTAIFEFTFVIFYMFLTEHVLKLHWVAKIFLFLHSLVLLMKMHSFAFYNGYLWSIWEELQYSKKALSQFKDEEEKTQNVTMIKTLERSSTFCQHELNVQSEKEKFPTNINLKNFFMYSMFPVLVYQIEYPRTKKIRWNYVFQKVCAIFGTIILMMVDADVFMYPVAIEGLALRDAPWISLTHRFGQLVRLLIDMIPGFIVMYLLTFYLIWEAILNCIAELTCFGDRYFYGDWWNCVSWGDFSRIWNVPVHNFLVRHVYHSSMSALKLNKMQASVMTFLISSVIHELSMYVIFKRFRLYIFMMQMSQIPLMALSETKYLKDRTILGNLIFWFGICVGPSLMCTLYLTF; via the coding sequence ATGGAGGAGAAATTACTGAATGATAGACAGTTCTTGAAGATTCAAGAGTTGAACTCACCAGATGCGGATAGAAGATCCATCACGGAACCCAAAAAGGTACCAGAACAAGAGGAGAAAATCCTCGTGGAACCATCAGAGATTAAGatcaatgatgaaaatgtaCAAATATCACCTATCACTTCTGAAAAGGATGATTCTGTGTTTCTCAGTCATGTGGGCGTACTTCATGATAAGGAAAAGACAAGATATAGAAGAGGTTCTGAATCTTTCATCTCCTATTTTGACGACGTTGCATTTGAACCAAGACCAAGTATATTGGATGGATCTATTGATGAACCATTTAGGAGAAACTTCCAAGGCACCATCttggaaaaggaaatgaaaaaattagaGAAGGAGCAAAGAAAGTTGAATCGTAAGGGGGTTCATGTGGAATTTAAACCACTGGAAACTTCTCAATCAAttggtaatttttcagGATTTTATGTGGTTACTTGGATGACTATTGCATTAACATTTCTGAGAGTAGTGGTTGACTATTATTTGGAACATGGAACTTTTACCGATTCTAAGATTTTACAATTTATGACTACTGATTTATTTACTACCGCCACTGTGGATTTGTCAATGTATTTGGATACCTACATTATTTTCCTCATTCAATATTGTTGTAAGAAACGTTGGATTAAATGGCATGGATTGGGTTGGTATTTGACTGCCATTTTCGAATTCACATTTGTCATCTTTTATATGTTTTTAACGGAACatgttttgaaattacaTTGGGTCGCTAAgattttcttattcttaCACTCTTTGGTgttattaatgaagatgcaTTCATTTGCATTTTATAACGGATACCTATGGTCTATTTGGGAAGAATTACAATATTCTAAAAAGGCATTATCAcaatttaaagatgaagaggaaaagaCTCAAAATGTAACCATGATTAAGACTTTGGAAAGAAGTAGTACCTTTTGTCAACATGAATTAAATGTACAAtctgaaaaggaaaaatttccaacaaatatcaatttaaaaaatttcttcatgtATTCCATGTTCCCTGTGTTAGTCTACCAAATCGAATACCCaagaacaaagaaaataagatGGAATTATGtctttcaaaaagtttGTGCCATCTTTGGTACCATTATTCTTATGATGGTTGATGCTGACGTCTTTATGTATCCAGTTGCCATTGAAGGTTTGGCTCTACGTGACGCTCCCTGGATCTCCCTTACACATAGATTTGGTCAATTGGTCAgattattaattgatatGATCCCTGGATTCATCGTTATGTATCTACTGACTTTCTACCTAATTTGGGAAGCCATCTTAAATTGTATCGCAGAACTAACATGTTTTGGCGATAGATATTTTTACGGTGACTGGTGGAACTGTGTTTCATGGGGAGATTTCTCTAGAATTTGGAATGTGCCAGTTCATAACTTTTTGGTAAGACACGTTTATCATAGTTCCATGAGTGCtcttaaattaaataaaatgcAAGCATCAGTGATGACATTCTTAATTAGTTCTGTCATTCATGAATTATCCATGTATGTGATCTTTAAAAGATTTAGGCTTTACATCTTCATGATGCAAATGTCTCAAATTCCCTTAATGGCTTTGAGTGAAACAAAATATCTAAAGGACAGAACCATTCTTGGAAATTTAATCTTTTGGTTTGGAATATGTGTGGGACCAAGTTTGATGTGCACATTATACTTGACCTTTTag
- the SMM1 gene encoding tRNA-dihydrouridine(20) synthase (NAD(+)) (ancestral locus Anc_6.310), giving the protein MPLTYAGKLVLAPMVRAGELPSRLLAIKHGADLVWSPEIVDKKLIQCERKWNDHLQTVDFIVPSKNNKGIETVVFRTFPQLESGKLIFQLGTASPDLACQAALKIIEDVDGLDVNAGCPKHFSIHSGMGAALLQTPDKLCDILKSLVEKIGAPFKKPISVKIRILEDEQKTLQLVERLCSTGISNLTVHCRTTPMRNREDPIRDYIHGIFKICQNHNVSLIMNGMINNKAHFLQIREEMKLSDQIGGMIADCAERNLSVFKDGEPLPWYETCKEYIEIAKKFENNLGNTKYMLTRLVPGKSKFFQLFAKCKKIEEIDYVLTKIGPQGELLEDPTPYLQEQRNIEALAKKKTNDLKSQKNQEKKRKEPNEKYDTINKKVKI; this is encoded by the coding sequence ATGCCACTCACATACGCTGGAAAGTTGGTCTTGGCCCCCATGGTTAGGGCGGGGGAACTGCCAAGTAGATTACTAGCTATCAAACATGGAGCTGATTTGGTTTGGTCGCCTGAAATCGTTgacaaaaaattaattcaatgTGAAAGGAAATGGAATGATCATCTTCAAACAGTGGATTTCATCGTCCCCTCCAAAAACAACAAGGGAATTGAGACCGTCGTATTTAGAACGTTCCCACAATTGGAAAGTGGGAAATTGATCTTTCAACTGGGAACTGCATCGCCTGATTTGGCATGTCAAGCtgctttgaaaattatagAGGATGTAGATGGATTGGATGTTAATGCAGGATGTCCTAAACATTTCTCTATACATTCAGGGATGGGGGCTGCTTTATTGCAAACACCAGATAAGTTGTGTGATATCTTGAAGAGTTTAGTGGAGAAGATTGGTGCTCCCTTTAAGAAGCCAATTAGTGTTAAGATTAGAATCCTAGAGGATGAACAAAAGACCTTACAATTAGTGGAGAGACTTTGCTCAACAGGGATATCCAATTTGACTGTACATTGTAGAACAACCCCAATGAGAAATAGGGAAGATCCAATAAGAGATTATATTCATGGGATCTTTAAGATTTGTCAAAACCATAAtgtttctttgataatgaatggtatgattaataataaagCTCATTTTTTGCAAATACGTGAAGAGATGAAGTTGTCTGATCAAATTGGAGGCATGATAGCTGATTGTGCCGAAAGAAATCTCAGTGTATTTAAAGATGGAGAACCTTTACCTTGGTATGAAACTTGTAAGGAGTATATTGAAATTgccaagaaatttgaaaacaattTAGGTAATACGAAGTACATGTTGACACGTCTCGTTCCAGGtaaatcaaaattcttccaattaTTCGCAAAATGtaagaaaattgaagaaattgattatGTATTAACGAAAATTGGACCTCAAGGTGAACTGCTAGAGGATCCAACACCATATTTACAAGagcaaagaaatattgaagcATTAGCTAAAAAGAAAACTAACGATTTGAAATCTCAAAAGaatcaagaaaagaagaggaaagaacccaatgaaaaatatgataccataaataaaaaagttAAAATATGA
- the ATP23 gene encoding putative metalloprotease (ancestral locus Anc_6.318), which produces MSRPTKNDDQVVPTKGMEWWRRTFQYKTGLGLTAEEKSKYEKDYSTILQRSQCEKCYEQRDWMLKFSPTVRFMTQRISSLQPGIKFDEKIFCDICDDTKSGGFHPELGILLCQNQLKDKWHLEDTLSHELIHWFDELKWKVDWLNLKHHACSEIRASNLSGECRFWQEFSRRGFGFKVSRGQQNCVKRRAVLSVMGNPSCQNKEQAERVVDEVWESCFNDTRPFEEIYR; this is translated from the coding sequence ATGAGCAGACCTACCAAAAATGACGACCAAGTTGTCCCTACTAAGGGGATGGAATGGTGGAGAAGGACGTTCCAGTATAAGACAGGGCTTGGTTTAACGGCAGAGGAAAAGTCCAAATATGAGAAAGATTATTCGACAATATTGCAAAGAAGTCAATGTGAGAAATGTTACGAACAAAGAGATTGgatgttgaaattttctCCTACGGTACGGTTTATGACACAAAGGATCTCCAGTTTACAACCTGGtattaaatttgatgaGAAAATATTCTGCGATATATGTGATGATACTAAGAGTGGTGGATTCCATCCGGAATTGGGGATACTACTTTGTCAAAATCAACTAAAGGATAAATGGCATTTGGAAGATACTTTATCTCATGAATTGATTCATTGgtttgatgaattgaaatggaAAGTTGATTGGCTAAACTTGAAACATCATGCCTGTTCTGAAATTAGAGCATCTAACTTATCTGGAGAGTGTAGATTTTGGCAAGAATTCTCCAGACGTGGATTTGGATTTAAAGTTTCAAGAGGTCAACAAAATTGTGTTAAGAGAAGAGCTGTCTTAAGTGTCATGGGCAATCCAAGTTGCCAGAATAAAGAACAAGCTGAACGAGTAGTGGATGAAGTATGGGAGAGCTGCTTCAATGATACGAGACCGTTTGAAGAGATATATAGATag
- the TIM23 gene encoding protein transporter TIM23 (ancestral locus Anc_6.312): MSWLFGGNNNKDDTITSPDASSGSSTLGFDTSQLTNVTNIITGPHGGFDPARLHPLAGLDKGVEYLDLEEEQLSTMEGSQGLIPSRGWTDDLCYGTGAVYLLGLGFGGLSGFFQGIKNIPPNSPGKLQLNTILNSITKRGPFMGNNAGILALSYNLINSTIDSFRGKHDTPGAILAGGVTGAIFKSSKGLKPMAYASALMAAAAGTWGVAKKSVLE, translated from the coding sequence ATGTCCTGGTTATTCGGTggtaacaataataaagatgataCAATAACTTCTCCCGATGCTTCATCGGGATCCAGCACTTTGGGTTTCGATACTTCCCAACTAACAAACGTGACCAACATAATCACCGGTCCTCATGGAGGTTTCGATCCTGCAAGATTACATCCATTAGCAGGCTTGGATAAAGGTGTGGAATATTTAgatttagaagaagaacaattgTCCACCATGGAAGGTTCACAAGGGTTGATCCCATCACGTGGTTGGACCGATGATTTATGTTATGGTACCGGTGCTGTATACTTATTAGGTTTAGGATTTGGTGGACTTTCTGGATTCTTCCAAGGTATTAAGAATATTCCACCTAATAGTCCCGGAAAATTACAATTGAATACAATATTGAATAGTATTACTAAGAGAGGACCCTTCATGGGGAATAACGCAGGTATCTTGGCGTTGAGttataatttaattaattctaCCATTGATAGTTTCAGAGGTAAACATGATACTCCAGGTGCCATCTTGGCTGGTGGGGTAACGGGGGCTATATTTAAATCATCCAAGGGTCTTAAACCAATGGCATACGCATCTGCCTTAATGGCTGCTGCTGCTGGTACATGGGGGGTTGCCAAGAAGAGTGTTTTGGAATGa
- the RCF2 gene encoding Rcf2p (ancestral locus Anc_6.314), translating to MKILTAEEIKEQKAYTMKGGLIGALAGFATSAVLFKVMPRKYPSLNITRLPYSVKTAFWITPPTVLTVILAEEASNKYDALKYSAEQNEFHDSVHDAQKQLAVPTINEKLFEKVYVNKYKIITAAWAGSLWGSWVLVNRDKIMTTSQKIVQARMYAQFITVALLLASVGLSVYENKLHPNKQNLKEQHRWEKALKYAERQEEAEKNKTGFVSNEERISSQIFK from the coding sequence ATGAAGATTCTAACAGctgaagaaatcaaagaacAAAAGGCATACACCATGAAGGGGGGCCTAATCGGTGCCCTGGCAGGGTTCGCCACGTCAGCGGTTCTTTTCAAAGTGATGCCTAGAAAATATCCATCTTTGAACATTACAAGGTTGCCCTACTCTGTGAAGACCGCCTTCTGGATTACTCCACCAACGGTGCTAACGGTTATCCTTGCTGAAGAAGCCTCTAACAAATATGATGCTTTGAAATATAGTGCTGAACAGAATGAATTCCATGACTCCGTTCATGATGCTCAGAAACAATTGGCCGTGCCAACCATAAATGAAAAGTTGTTTGAAAAGGTCTACGTGAACAAGTATAAGATTATTACCGCTGCTTGGGCTGGTTCCCTTTGGGGGTCTTGGGTCTTGGTCAACAGAGATAAAATCATGACAACGTCGCAGAAGATTGTTCAGGCAAGAATGTACGCTCAATTTATTACGGTGGCTTTGTTATTAGCATCTGTTGGGTTGAGTGTTTATGAAAACAAGTTGCATCCTAATAAGCAAAACTTGAAGGAACAACATCGTTGGGAGAAAGCCTTGAAGTACGCTGAGAGACAGGAGGAGGCTGAGAAGAACAAGACTGGGTTCGTTTCCAATGAGGAAAGAATCAGTTctcaaatcttcaaataa
- the PHO91 gene encoding Pho91p (ancestral locus Anc_6.308), giving the protein MTKSFINLITPSFHLRTIKLLYLKFLVCGNLLSFLWLGNVFRVNPHGVFNFLELNHNLHFLSRPHSWRSFQKDKENYLEQVMKFSHSLQFNAVPEWSSKYIAYSHLKKLIYSLQKEKLYSSSSSHLQLDEECRPLVASTDGNLYTNDIYVSRFVEALDHELKKIDKFYISQETGLVANYNELKDDVKEFETDLLNNRLPSISDALPRQAMRRRRFSSISSADSNASDAQFSIESAPAMEDTLNSGVLDSENEIYASQSRTTGVSQYISPLLQHKVTLKKRLVAIYTQLSELKEFIELNQTGFSKICKKFDKSLNTSIKSSYLETIKKKSSVFKPETLKKVTETITEIIVTYARLSRDTFTIATDDDEMVAYDNAEKELSSHLRDHVVWERNTVWKDMMNIERKSQNVKSERKDLTKYANRRLHIKENEHGRTMHVDVVRSDTPEAPATLKEALNLSLYQYMRLLLSSASLIKLVVITSIFVGTLYISPFDDTLQKNCFAILVYASLLWATETIPLFVTSLLVPLLIVVFPVLRDPISGDPMPPVQSSQFILSSMWSSVIMLLLGGFTLAAALSKYNIAKVLSTHILSSAGTNPHIILLTNMFVALFVSMWVSNVAAPVLCYSIIQPLLRTLPRQNSYPKSLILGIALASNIGGMASPIASPQNIFSIGLMNPPPSWGEWFIVSLPICFICILGIWLILMLTFPLDASVKILPFHPIKDPFTLTQWFVTIVSIGTIILWCLSNQISGIFGEMGILSIIPLVIFFGTGLLTSDDFNNFMWTIVILAMGGTTLGKAVTSSGLLSTIAGVIKETIEDKPIFVIVLIFGLVISIMATFVSHTVAAMIIVPLMSEIGSNLPSGDHSRLLIMIAALLCSSAMGLPTSGFPNVTAISMVDEIGDRYLTVGTFITRGVPASILSYLVIVTVGYGMMKLVGY; this is encoded by the coding sequence ATGACTAAGtcattcatcaatttgatcACTCCCTCTTTTCATCTCAGAACTATCAAATTACTGTACTTGAAATTTCTAGTATGCGGTAATTTGCTGTCTTTTCTGTGGCTGGGTAATGTTTTTCGGGTTAACCCTCACGGAGTTTTCAACTTTCTTGAGCTGAATCATAATCTACACTTCTTATCTAGACCACATTCCTGGAGGTCCTTTCAAAAAGACAAAGAGAATTACCTGGAGCAagtaatgaaattttctcATTCCCTTCAGTTTAACGCTGTTCCAGAATGGTCCTCTAAATATATTGCATATTCACAtctaaaaaaattaatttattccCTACAAAAGGAGAAACTTTACAGTTCATCAAGTTCTCATCTACAATTGGATGAAGAATGTCGACCTCTAGTTGCCTCTACCGATGGAAATCTCTACACAAATGACATCTATGTTTCAAGATTTGTAGAGGCACTGGATCAcgaattaaagaaaattgataaattttaCATATCGCAAGAAACTGGACTTGTAGCAAACTACAACGAACTAAAAGATGATGTCAAAGAGTTTGAGACTGATCTTCTAAATAATAGACTTCCAAGCATTAGCGATGCCCTTCCTCGTCAAGCAATGAGAAGACGTCGTTTTAGCAGTATTTCATCTGCAGATTCAAATGCCTCGGATGCACAATTCTCTATAGAGTCTGCTCCAGCTATGGAGGATACCCTAAATTCAGGTGTTCTTGACtctgaaaatgaaatatacGCTTCACAATCGAGAACAACTGGAGTCTCGCAATATATTTCTCCATTACTCCAGCATAAGGtaactttgaaaaaaagattgGTTGCCATATATACACAATTATCCGAATTGAAGGagtttattgaattgaatcAGACAGggttttcaaaaatttgtaaaaaATTTGACAAATCACTAAATACAAGTATAAAGTCAAGTTATCTGGAAACAATTAAGAAAAAATCGTCAGTATTCAAGCCGgaaacattgaaaaaggTTACAGAGACGATTACAGAAATTATTGTTACATATGCACGTTTAAGTAGGGATACGTTTACTATTGCTAcggatgatgatgaaatggtTGCTTACGATAATGCTGAGAAAGAGTTATCTTCTCATTTAAGAGACCATGTCGTTTGGGAAAGAAATACGGTATGGAAAGATATGAtgaatattgaaagaaagtCTCAAAATGTCAAAAGTGAACGAAAAGATCTTACAAAATACGCAAACAGAAGACTACATataaaggaaaatgaacaTGGTAGAACTATGCATGTAGACGTTGTGCGTTCTGACACACCAGAGGCCCCAGCAACATTGAAGGAGGCGCTCAATTTATCATTGTATCAATATATGCGTTTATTGTTGAGTTCTGCGTCTTTGATCAAGCTCGTTGTCATAACTTCGATCTTTGTTGGTACTCTTTATATCTCACCATTTGATGATACGCTACAAAAGAATTGTTTCGCCATTTTAGTATATGCATCTTTACTGTGGGCAACAGAAACTATTCCGCTATTTGTTACTTCTTTACTTGTGCCACTACTGATTGTTGTTTTCCCAGTACTAAGGGATCCAATAAGTGGGGATCCAATGCCACCTGTGCAATCATCTCAATTCATTCTTTCATCTATGTGGTCTAGCGTGATAATGTTATTGCTGGGTGGTTTTACATTAGCGGCTGCTTTATCTAAATATAACATTGCTAAAGTTCTGTCCACTCATATTTTGTCCTCCGCAGGAACAAACCCGCATATAATATTGTTAACGAATATGTTTGTTGCATTATTCGTATCTATGTGGGTGTCTAATGTGGCTGCGCCAGTATTGTGCTATTCTATTATTCAACCATTATTACGCACCCTCCCAAGACAAAACTCGTATCcaaaatctttaatattGGGGATCGCACTTGCCTCCAATATAGGTGGTATGGCTTCACCGATAGCTTCACCccaaaatatattttccatCGGTTTAATGAATCCTCCACCATCATGGGGAGAATGGTTTATTGTCTCTTTGCCTATTTGTTTTATATGTATCCTAGGAATTTGGCTGATCTTAATGTTGACGTTCCCACTCGATGCTTCGGTAAAGATATTACCATTTCACCCTATCAAAGATCCATTCACATTGACCCAATGGTTCGTTACTATAGTATCTATTGGTACAATTATCTTATGGTGcctttcaaatcaaatatcAGGAATTTTTGGTGAGATGGGTATTCTTTCTATAATACCGCTCGTGATTTTCTTTGGAACTGGGTTATTGACCTCAGATGatttcaacaatttcatGTGGACTATTGTCATCCTGGCAATGGGTGGTACAACATTGGGTAAGGCGGTAACTTCATCGGGACTGTTATCAACTATTGCCGGTGTTATAAAGGAAACCATCGAAGATAAACCAATATTTGTTATTGTGTTAATCTTTGGACTTGTAATTTCAATCATGGCTACTTTTGTCTCCCATACCGTCGCAGCAATGATTATTGTACCGTTAATGAGCGAGATTGGTTCTAACTTACCCTCTGGTGATCATTCCagattattaataatgattgCTGCCTTACTTTGTTCAAGTGCTATGGGCCTACCAACTTCTGGGTTTCCAAACGTCACAGCAATATCCATGGTTGATGAAATTGGAGATAGATATCTGACAGTGGGAACGTTTATTACAAGAGGTGTTCCAGCTAGTATATTAAGTTATCTAGTTATTGTAACTGTTGGGTATGGTATGATGAAACTGGTTGGATATTAA
- the NCAS0A04610 gene encoding DUF4667 domain-containing protein (ancestral locus Anc_6.309) — MKFLNAHCLTNSLSSRLVSTIVKRTLELALHYNLKKTYNITMASVSPKSLNTPISAHLTIHYKPIPNTTTNFDPNDKITSQPMNKSQIRVVRTILNINSNKNNLSDNSSHSNHNLAHPHTCPLLDQGNKIDVHDLLQCVHEHSILRRASESHIPNFNHTPKILQQQPSPVGAATHPLQRTVSYASDSDNRVAYLPTIPSRGSFTNSYRNDKKLLPLEEMDDDDSLNEAALNCKTSPPINESSSEESSSSRLSSNKSSRESLDEEQEQEQEHDHKLNVSCLCNKHHHRRNSVAVRFNKAIYKEF; from the coding sequence atgaaatttctcaaTGCTCACTGTTTGACAAATTCCCTTTCGTCTCGTCTTGTCTCGACAATAGTTAAACGTACATTAGAGCTGGCTCTACACTacaatttaaaaaaaacatACAATATAACAATGGCTTCCGTATCACCCAAATCACTAAACACTCCAATCTCAGCACATCTAACCATACACTACAAACCCATCCCCAACACCACCACAAACTTCGACCCCAATGATAAAATCACTTCCCAACCAATGAACAAATCTCAAATAAGAGTAGTGCGTACCATATTAAACATCAACTCAAACAAAAATAACCTATCGGACAATTCATCTCATTCGAACCATAACCTCGCGCACCCTCATACATGTCCCCTTCTCGACCAGGGTAACAAGATAGACGTTCACGACCTACTACAATGCGTCCATGAACACTCCATATTGAGAAGAGCAAGCGAATCACATATCCCAAATTTCAATCACACTCCAAAGAtactacaacaacaaccttCCCCCGTGGGAGCAGCTACACATCCATTGCAGAGAACCGTGTCGTACGCTTCAGATAGCGATAATAGAGTAGCTTATTTACCTACAATCCCATCGAGGGGCTCATTCACAAATTCTTATCGTAATGACAAGAAATTGCTACCCCTGGAAGaaatggatgatgatgattcttTGAATGAAGCTGCATTGAATTGTAAGACAAGTCCGCCTATAAATGAATCCTCGTCGGAggaatcttcttcatcaaggTTATCATCCAATAAATCATCCCGGGAATCACTGGACGAGGAACAAGAACAGGAGCAGGAACACGATCATAAATTGAACGTGTCGTGTCTTTGCAATAAGCATCATCATAGAAGAAATTCCGTCGCTGTAAGGTTCAACAAGGCCATATATAAGGAATTTTAA
- the URK1 gene encoding uridine kinase URK1 (ancestral locus Anc_6.307): protein MPSGTRRDSSVISQHYSPPWTTPYIIGIGGTSGSGKTSVASKIVSSIDVPWTVLISLDNFYNPLNDQERKKAFNNDFDFDEPDAIDLDLAYEKILSLKEGKATDIPVYSFVHHNRVPGKAITIYGASVIVLEGIYALYDKRLLDLMDLKIYVDADLDICLARRLSRDIVSRGRELEGSIQQWQKFVKPNAVKYVTPTMKNADAIIPSVNDNRVAVQLLINHITSKLELKSEEHLNKLVRLGYSDSKAIREHDTVHELKRGNQVNAILTLLLDRKLSSDDFIFYFDRIATILLNTVLDSIVPYKSNHTIVTPIGTELCNQIELNLDQIATVNIIRSGDCFMRSLRKTIPNISTGKLLIQSDSQTGEPQLHCEFLPPNIDKNYKLILLTESQLISGAAMIMAIQVLLDHGVQMKNIAVVVLIATEMGVRRIVNAFGGSIKIFVGRIIDRSELKDKRWALKNFIDSEYFGCP from the coding sequence ATGCCTTCTGGAACTCGCAGAGATAGCTCAGTGATTTCCCAACATTACAGTCCACCATGGACTACCCCTTACATTATCGGTATTGGTGGGACTTCAGGTTCAGGGAAAACTAGTGTCGCATCCAAAATCGTTTCCTCAATTGACGTACCCTGGACAGTACTGATATCTTTGGATAACTTCTATAACCCATTAAATGATCAAGAGAGGAAAAAAGcttttaataatgattttgattttgatgaacCAGATGCCattgatttggatttggCTTATGAGAAGATATTGAGTTTGAAAGAGGGGAAGGCAACTGATATTCCTGTATATAGTTTTGTTCATCATAATCGAGTACCAGGAAAAGCGATTACTATCTATGGAGCAAGCGTAATTGTACTTGAAGGCATTTACGCCCTATATGACAAAAGATTATTAGATTTGatggatttgaagatatatGTGGATGCTGACTTGGATATTTGTCTAGCGAGAAGATTATCTAGGGATATTGTGTCTAGAGGTAGAGAACTGGAGGGGAGCATCCAGCAGTGGCAGAAATTTGTGAAACCAAACGCTGTGAAATATGTTACACCTACAATGAAAAATGCGGATGCCATAATCCCCTCTGTCAACGACAACAGAGTTGCCGTGCAACTATTAATTAACCATATTACATCtaaattagaattaaaatCGGAAGAACATCTTAATAAGTTGGTTAGACTAGGTTATTCTGATTCCAAGGCTATAAGAGAACACGATACCGTCCATGAACTGAAGCGCGGTAATCAAGTTAATGCAATTCTTACATTACTACTTGATCGAAAACTGAGTTCAgatgattttattttttattttgacAGGATTGCAACAATACTTTTAAATACAGTTCTTGATTCAATTGTACCATATAAATCTAATCATACGATTGTTACACCAATAGGAACCGAACTGTGCAATCAGATAGAATTAAATCTAGATCAAATTGCAACCGTTAATATAATTCGTTCTGGAGATTGTTTTATGCGCTCACTTCGAAAAACTATACCTAATATTAGTACTGGGAAGTTATTAATTCAGTCTGACTCCCAAACTGGAGAACCTCAACTTCATTGTGAATTCTTGCCtccaaatattgataaaaACTATAAATTAATATTGTTGACAGAAAGTCAATTGATTAGTGGTGCTGCTATGATAATGGCAATCCAAGTGTTGCTGGATCATGGTGTCcagatgaaaaatatcGCCGTAGTGGTGTTGATTGCGACCGAAATGGGTGTGAGGCGTATTGTTAATGCATTTGGCGGTAGTATTAAGATATTTGTTGGTCGAATTATTGACAGATCAGAACTTAAAGACAAAAGATGGGCACTAAAAAACTTCATAGATTCAGAATATTTTGGTTGTCCTTGA